Proteins encoded by one window of Esox lucius isolate fEsoLuc1 chromosome 4, fEsoLuc1.pri, whole genome shotgun sequence:
- the LOC105026270 gene encoding ankyrin repeat domain-containing protein 17-like isoform X14, translating to MQDAVAGTAMLTDGFEDEIDSVTPRTPAVGMGVGATPGVGLGGIGIGVGKKVRLFGDPGGPTTDRLDFKLAAAAVLSSGPGSNSDEDEVSEVESFILDQEDLENPIMKTASELLLSSATDGVDLRTVDPETQARLEALLEAAGIGKLSTADGKAFADPEVLRRLTSSVSCALDEAAAALTRMRAENTLNAGQADNRSLAEACSDGDVNAVRKLLDEGRSVNEHTEEGESLLCLACSAGYYELAQVLLAMHANVEDRGIKGDITPLMAAASGGYVDIVKLLLVHGADVNAQSSTGNTALTYACAGGFVDVVKVLLKEGANIEDHNENGHTPLMEAASAGHVEVARVLLEYGAGINTHSNEFKESALTLACYKGHLDMVRFLLEAGADQEHKTDEMHTALMEACMDGHVEVARLLLDSGAQVNMPADSFESPLTLAACGGHVELAALLIERGANLEEVNDEGYTPLMEAAREGHEEMVALLLAQGANINAQTEETQETALTLACCGGFLEVADFLIKAGADIELGCSTPLMEAAQEGHLELVKYLLAAGANVHATTATGDTALTYACENGHTDVADVLLQTGADLEHESEGGRTPLMKAARAGHLCTVQFLISKGANVNRATANNDHTVVSLACAGGHLAVVELLLAHGADPTHRLKDGSTMLIEAAKGGHTNVVSYLLDYPNNILSVPAPDLSQLTPPSQDPSQVPRVPFQALAMVVPPQEPDRAPSNITTPPPPVSSKGSSKQRQAALPPSPSSPGGVRAGPGLGETETLPPFHLCQPLECIVEETEGKLNELGQRISAIEKAQLQSLELIQGEPLTKDKIEELKKSREEQVQKKKKILKELQKVERQLQLKTQQQFTKEYLEAKGLKEEHEGGQGPGPGLGGANATPSRALTAPSGVNTHTLLGSDARSDEEGNREEEEEPAGEEEDDEEDEDDEDEDDDEDEDDDEDEVEGEEEDYAKLPQVDTILKLEGQPPSASPQTLSSPHNHPPPPPLQTAFVPIQPLPDYSTVPVVYPLPGSSSPELQRLLVGQQMLGQGQGQGLGPGMVGQPAPDGLMVATPAQTLTDTLDDIMAAVSSRVPMLNTRSSPTPLSDPLSHSPSNMSSPPSVLPLYPSVDIDAHTESNHDTALTLACAGGHEELVSVLIARGANIEHRDKKGFTPLILAATAGHVGVVEVLLDKGGDIEAQSERTKDTPLSLACSGGRQEVVELLLLRGANKEHRNVSDYTPLSLAASGGYVNIIKILLNAGAEINSRTGSKLGISPLMLAAMNGHVPAVKLLLDMGSDINAQIETNRNTALTLACFQGRAEVVSLLLDRKANVEHRAKTGLTPLMEAASGGYAEVGRVLLDKGADVNAPPVPSSRDTALTIAADKGHYKFCELLINRGAHIDVRNKKGNTPLWLATNGGHFDVVQLLVQAGADVDAADNRKITPLMAAFRKGHVKVVQYLVKEVNQFPSDIECMRYIATIADKELLKKCHQCMETIVKAKDQQAAEANKNASILLKELDLEKSREESKKQALAAKREKRKEKRKKKKEEQKRKQEEEEEQEQKTEEEEDSEMQEQKEDDDSADEADPPIDPPSATTTTTIGIPATSATFSSAFGKKRASVAPTPSANRKSKKNKTKESSPSEPIILQDPQQVVLAQHKADKNKIQGEPRGGGGGVMGGASDSDPLDSTDCASESSSGGKSQELNFLPDLPSSSSSYSSSSSSSSSSSAPSHSLQPGPEKRHCPQLHPGHQVTVSISKPTQKAPDISELTPSSSLPSPFKNMSLPITSPNSKSLTSPKRGQKREEGWKEVVRRSKKLSVPASVVSRIMGRGGCNITAIQDVTGAHIDVDKQKDKNGERMITIRGGTESTRHAVQLINSLIQDPAKELEDLIPRNHIRAPGSKTSSAPFPSSAGVNSNPAVGAKALASLVTTSGVSFPSSSSSQAGGKTGKGLSSGVRQPFPVSLPLAYAHPQLALLAAQTMHQIRHPRLPMAQFGGTFSPAPSTWGPFPVRPVSPGSANGSPKHSGGSGGSQARSNTSGHNEAGNTSTTASASVSNSYTATGSPHAPNSLPGAPTPSSVRKQLFTSEPKHAGANSVSVVTAAAVSSSSHTVRGTGSPAHQHTGLTSTNAPNILVQPQMAPIAQPPKSPPKSPPSAPSAPPAKEKLPPSLTQEAQPVSDGVSSGCFSAPSMTQTTKPEPRQQQQHQPPPPQTSCSEPPPPLVPSQPSSHLPPSSSAPSHTHPSSTVPHFSAPAPRVSHRMQPPTGPYYQHADHQQQQFISHNTQQQQPKQSPHPAQAPSMLPQSSMGLMNGSQMQQAHGGAKPQPMPPNFGPAALFNHFSSMFDNNNQPGNNQVWGACHLPARSPSEQQYSSPQAYMGMGQMDGMMAPPPPDGSKAPGYRSASQRMVNSPIALTSYATSMSGSQVYLHGPAAVGTPSFSRQHFSPHPWSAATSGESQAVPPPSTVSSSDPSAPTPHQAKQGQSQGSSQQDRKVPPPIGTERLARIRQTTVNPPLLQTSYTAPVGQGGIWSFGVGSASAMSGWSQPLMGNPMIHPGLQADQNFSQHQPMEQDDTGISNPANNYHQQHINHPSNYMDFPKGMPMSMYGGTMLPPHPPMGEGPGGPMFNGLHTADPAWSPIIKVVPNNTDNTDPQQVWPGTWAPHVHLNHVN from the exons GTTGAGTCATTTATCTTGGACCAGGAAGACTTGGAAAACCCCATCATGAAGACTGCCTCAGAGCTACTACTTTCCAGTGCCACAGACGGAGTGGACCTCCGCACTGtagacccagaaacacaggcCCGTCTCGAGGCATTGCTAGAGGCTGCAG GCATTGGTAAACTGTCGACTGCGGATGGTAAAGCGTTTGCAGATCCCGAAGTGCTGCGGAGGCTGACGTCCTCAGTGAGCTGTGCCCTGGACGAGGCGGCCGCCGCCCTGACGCGCATGAGAGCAGAGAACACGCTCAACGCCGGGCAGGCCGATAA CCGTAGTCTAGCGGAGGCGTGTTCGGACGGAGACGTGAATGCGGTGAGAAAGCTGCTAGACGAAGGCCGAAGCGTCAACGAACACacggaagagggagagagtctgTTGTGCCTAGCCTGCTCTGCTGGATACTATGAACTCGCTCAG GTGCTACTGGCGATGCATGCCAATGTGGAGGACCGGGGGATTAAAGGTGACATCACGCCCCTGATGGCGGCGGCAAGCGGAGGTTATGTTGACATCGTGAAGTTGCTCCTGGTCCACGGTGCTGACGTCAATGCTCAGTCTTCCaccg GGAACACAGCCCTGACGTATGCATGCGCCGGGGGGTTTGTAGATGTGGTGAAGGTTCTCCTAAAAGAGGGGGCCAACATCGAGGACCACAACGAGAACGGCCACACCCCCTTGATGGAGGCGGCCAGCGCGGGCCATGTAGAGGTGGCCAGGGTTCTGCTGGAGTACGGTGCCGGCATCAACACACACTCCAATGAGTTCAAGGAGAGCGCTCTCACATTGGCCTGCTACAAAG gTCATCTGGACATGGTGAGGTTTCTGCTGGAGGCTGGGGCTGATCAAGAGCATAAGACAGATGAGATGCACACAGCATTAATGGAAGCCTGCATG GACGGGCACGTGGAAGTGGCACGGCTGCTGTTGGACAGCGGGGCACAGGTGAACATGCCCGCTGACTCCTTCGAATCCCCCCTCACCCTGGCAGCCTGCGGTGGGCACGTAGAATTGGCAGCCCTGCTCATTGAAAGAGGAGCCAACCTAGAGGAG GTGAACGATGAGGGCTATACTCCTCTGATGGAAGCGGCCAGGGAAGGACATGAAGAGATGGTGGCTCTGCTACTGGCTCAAG GTGCTAACATCAACGCCCAGACCGAGGAGACCCAGGAAACAGCCCTGACTCTGGCCTGCTGTGGCGGCTTCCTGGAGGTGGCAGACTTCCTCATCAAAGCCGGGGCCGACATCGAGCTGGGCTGCTCCACGCCTCTAATGGAGGCCGCCCAGGAGGGCCACCTGGAGCTGGTGAAATACCTCCTGGCCGCTG GGGCCAACGTGCACGCCACCACAGCGACGGGAGACACAGCGCTGACGTACGCGTGTGAAAACGGACACACCGACGTGGCTGATGTCCTACTGCAGACCGGCGCCGACCtg GAGCATGAGTCTGAAGGAGGGAGGACTCCATTGATGAAGGCGGCCAGGGCGGGACACCTATGCACTGTGCAGTTCCTCATCAGCAAGG GTGCTAACGTGAACCGAGCGACAGCCAACAACGACCACACGGTGGTGTCTCTGGCCTGTGCTGGAGGACACCTGGCTGTCGTAGAGCTGCTCCTGGCCCATGGGGCCGaccccacacacagactcaaG GACGGCTCGACCATGCTGATTGAAGCTGCTAAGGGTGGCCACACCAACGTGGTGTCTTACCTGCTAGACTACCCAAACAACATCCTGTCTGTTCCAGCACCTGACCTCTCCCAGCTCACACCCCCGTCACAAGACCCCTCTCAG GTTCCTCGTGTCCCATTCCAGGCCCTGGCCATGGTTGTGCCCCCCCAGGAACCAGACAGAGCCCCCTCCAACATCACCACGCCACCACCACCTGTCTCCAGCAAAG GCTCATCCAAGCAGAGACAGGCAGCCCTTCCCCCCAGTCCCTCCAGCCCAGGCGGCGTGCGTGCCGGCCCGGGTCTCGGGGAGACAGAGACCCTGCCCCCCTTCCACCTGTGCCAGCCCCTGGAGTGTATCGTGGAGGAGACGGAAGGCAAGCTGAATGAGCTGGGCCAGAGGATCTCAGCCATAGAGAAGGCCCAGCTCCAGTCTCTGGAACTCATCCAGGGGGAGCCGCTCACCAAAGACAAGATCGAGGAGCTCAAGAAGAGCCGGGAAGAGCAG gtgcagaagaagaagaagatcTTGAAGGAGCTTCAGAAGGTGGAGCGCCAGCTGCAGTTGAAGACCCAGCAGCAGTTCACCAAAGAGTACCTGGAGGCCAAGGGTCTGAAGGAGGAGCACGAGGGAGGCCAGGGCCCGGGGCCGGGGTTGGGAGGGGCCAACGCCACCCCGTCCCGAGCCCTCACGGCACCATCAggggttaacacacacacactccttggGTCAGACGCGCGGTCTGATGAGGAGgggaacagagaggaggaggaggagccggctggggaggaggaggacgacgaaGAG GACGAGGATGACGAGGACGAAGACGACGACgaggatgaggatgatgatgaagacgaggtggaaggagaagaggaagattACGCCAAGCTCCCCCAGGTGGACACCATTCTCAAACTGGAAGGGCAGCccccctctgcctccccccAGACCCTGTCCTCCCCCCACAACCACCCCCCGCCCCCGCCACTCCAGACGGCCTTCGTGCCCATCCAGCCCCTGCCCGACTACAGCACGGTCCCGGTCGTCTACCCCTTACCTGGCAGTAGCAGCCCCGAGCTGCAGAGGCTGCTGGTGGGTCAGCAGATGCTGGGCCAGGGGCAGGGTCAGGGGTTAGGACCAGGGATGGTGGGACAGCCGGCCCCCGACGGTCTCATGGTGGCCACGCCCGCTCAGACGCTCACAGACACGCTGGATGACATCATGGCAG CGGTGAGCAGCAGAGTGCCCATGCTGAACACACGGTCTTCCCCCACCCCACTGTCTGACCCCCTGTCACACAGCCCGTCCAACATGTCCTCGCCCCCCTCGGTACTGCCCCTCTACCCCTCCGTGGACATCGACGCGCAC ACGGAGAGTAACCATGACACGGCTCTGACGCTGGCTTGTGCCGGAGGACACGAGGAGCTGGTGTCTGTTCTCATCGCACGAGGAGCCAACATAGAACATCGTGACAAGAAGG GGTTCACCCCACTCATCTTGGCCGCGACAGCAGGACATGTGGGGGTTGTGGAGGTCCTACTGGATAAAGGGGGCGACATCGAGGCCCAGTCAGAGAGAACCAAAGACACGCCCCTCTCCCTTGCCTGCTCAGGGGGACGACAAGAG GTGGTGGAGTTGTTGCTATTGCGAGGAGCCAACAAGGAGCATCGTAATGTGTCTGACTACACTCCTCTGAGCCTAGCGGCATCAGGAGGTTATGTCAACATCATCAAGATCCTCCTCAACGCTGGAGCAGAGATCAACTCCAG GACGGGCAGTAAGCTGGGCATCTCTCCCCTGATGCTTGCGGCCATGAACGGCCACGTGCCAGCGGTCAAGCTTCTGTTGGACATGGGCTCTGACATAAACGCGCAGATCGAAACCAACAGGAACACGGCCCTGACTCTGGCCTGCTTCCAGGGACGGGCCGAGGTGGTCAGTCTGCTGCTAGACCGCAAGGCCAACGTGGAGCACAGAGCCAAG ACCGGGCTGACCCCCCTAATGGAAGCCGCGTCGGGGGGCTATGCGGAGGTGGGCCGGGTGTTGCTGGATAAAGGGGCCGACGTCAACGCCCCTCCTGTCCCGTCGTCCCGGGACACTGCTCTCACCATCGCAGCCGACAAGGGCCACTACAAGTTCTGTGAGCTGCTCATTAACCG AGGTGCTCACATTGACGTGCGTAATAAGAAAGGGAACACCCCTCTGTGGCTGGCCACTAACGGCGGCCATTTTGACGTAGTGCAACTGCTGGTGCAGGCCGGGGCCGATGTAGACGCCGCGGACAACCGCAAGATCACCCCTCTCATGGCGGCCTTCCGCAAG GGTCACGTGAAGGTGGTTCAGTACCTGGTGAAGGAGGTCAACCAGTTCCCCTCAGATATCGAGTGTATGAGATACATCGCTACCATTGCTGACaag GAGCTGCTGAAGAAGTGCCACCAGTGCATGGAGACCATCGTCAAAGCCAAAGACCAGCAGGCTGCCGAAGCCAACAAGAACGCCAGCATTCTCCTCAAGGAGCTGGACCTTGAGAAATCCAGAGAGGAGAGCAAGAAGCAGGCGCTCGCCGCCAAGAGGGAGAAACGCAAAGAGAAAcgcaagaagaagaaggaggagcagaagagaaagcaagaggaggaggaggagcaagaaCAGAaaaccgaggaggaggaggacagtgaAATGCAGGAGCAGAAGGAGGATGACGATTCTGCTGACG AAGCGGACCCCCCCATCGACCCCCCCAGtgccactaccaccaccacaatcGGTATCCCGGCAACCTCGGCCACCTTCAGCAGTGCTTTCGGTAAGAAAAGGGCCAGTGTTGCTCCGACGCCCAGCGCCAACCGCAAGAGCAAGAAGAACAAGACCAAGGAGTCGTCCCCCAGCGAACCAATCATACTGCAGGACCCACAG CAGGTGGTGCTGGCGCAGCACAAGGCCGACAAGAACAAGATCCAGGGCGAGCCTCGGGGCGGGGGCGGCGGGGTGATGGGGGGCGCCAGTGACTCAGACCCTCTGGACAGCACCGACTGTGCCAGCGAGAGCAGCAGCGGGGGCAAGAGCCAGGAGCTCAACTTCCTCCCGGACCTCCCCTCGTCATCCTCCTCCTACTCgtcctcttcctcgtcctcctcttcGTCCTCGGCCCCTTCTCACAGCCTGCAGCCGGGCCCAGAGAAGAGACACTGTCCTCAGTTACACCCAGGTCACCAAGTCACCGTCTCCATCTCCAAACCTACACAGAA AGCGCCGGACATTAGTGAGTTGACCCCCAGCAGCTCCCTGCCGTCGCCGTTCAAGAACATGTCTCTTCCCATCACCTCGCCCAACAGTAAGAGCCTCACCAGCCCCAAGAGGGGccagaagagagaggagggctgGAAGGAGGTGGTCAGACG gTCTAAGAAGCTGTCTGTGCCGGCCTCTGTGGTGTCACGGATCATGGGTAGGGGCGGCTGTAACATCACGGCTATCCAGGACGTGACGGGAGCACACATTGACGTGGACAAACAAAAAGACAAGAACGGGGAGAGGATGATCACCATCAG AGGTGGCACAGAGTCGACGCGGCACGCAGTCCAGCTGATCAATTCTCTGATCCAGGATCCCGCCAAGGAGCTAGAGGACCTGATCCCCAGGAACCACATCAGGGCCCCGGGCTCCAAGACCTCCTCAGCCCCCTTCCCCTCCTCCGCCGGGGTCAACTCGAACCCCGCTGTCGGTGCTAAGGCCTTGGCCTCCCTGGTCACCACCTCGGGAGTGTCCTTCccgtcgtcctcctcctcccaggCGGGGGGTAAGACTGGTAAGGGGCTGTCCTCTGGTGTGAGACAGCCCTTCCCCGTGTCCCTCCCCCTGGCCTACGCCCATCCTCAGCTAGCCCTCCTGGCCGCCCAGACCATGCACCAAATCCGACACCCCCGGCTGCCCATGGCCCAGTTCGGTGGGACCTTCTCACCGGCCCCCAGCACCTGGGGCCCGTTCCCGGTGCGGCCCGTGAGTCCCGGCAGCGCCAACGGATCCCCGAAGCACAGCGGTGGCAGTGGAGGCAGCCAGGCCAGGTCCAACACCTCGGGTCATAACGAGGCCGGTAACACCTCCACCACGGCCAGCGCCAGCGTCTCTAACAGTTACACGGCAACCGGCTCGCCCCACGCGCCTAACTCCCTGCCCGGCGCCCCCACTCCCTCCTCAGTCAGGAAACAGCTGTTCACCTCAGAACCCAAGCACGCGGGGGCCAACTCTGTGTCCGTGGTTACAGCCGCCGCTGTCAGCAGTAGTAGTCACACTGTGAGAGGTACGGGGTCTCCCGCCCACCAGCACACGGGCTTAACGTCTACCAATGCCCCTAACATTCTTGTTCAACCCCAGATGGCTCCGATCGCTCAGCCCCCCAAGTCGCCCCCGAAGTCGCCCCCCAGCGCCCCTTCGGCACCCCCAGCCAAGGAGAAGCTgcccccctccctcactcaGGAGGCCCAGCCGGTCAGCGACGGGGTTAGTTCAGGTTGCTTCAGCGCCCCCTCAATGACCCAAACCACCAAACCTGAGCCCcgccagcagcagcagcaccaACCCCCTCCTCCCCAAACCTCCTGCTCAgaaccccctcctcctctcgtCCCCTCACAGCCCAGCTCCCACCTCCCCCCGTCCTCCTCCGCCCCCTCGCACACGCACCCCAGCAGTACCGTACCCCACTTCTCGGCCCCCGCTCCCCGCGTCTCCCACCGCATGCAGCCCCCGACGGGCCCCTACTACCAGCACGCCGATCACCAGCAGCAGCAGTTCATATCCCACAACACGCAGCAGCAACAGCCCAAACAGAGCCCGCACCCCGCCCAGGCCCCCTCCATGCTCCCCCAGTCCTCCATGGGCCTGATGAATGGCTCTCAGATGCAGCAGGCCCACGGCGGAGCCAAGCCCCAGCCGATGCCACCCAACTTTGGCCCAGCGGCCCTCTTCAACCATTTCAGCAGCATGTTCGACAACAACAACCAG CCGGGTAACAACCAGGTTTGGGGTGCGTGCCACCTCCCTGCCCGGTCCCCCTCTGAGCAGCAGTACTCCTCCCCCCAGGCCTACATGGGCATGGGCCAGATGGATGGCATGATGGCGCCCCCACCCCCGGACGGCTCCAAGGCCCCTGGGTATCGCTCTGCCTCCCAGAGGATGGTCAACAGTCCTATCG CCCTGACCAGCTACGCCACCAGTATGTCAGGCAGTCAGGTCTACCTGCACGGTCCGGCGGCTGTGGGGACGCCCTCCTTCAGCCGACAACACTTCTCCCCTCACCCCTGGAGCGCTGCCACATCAG GTGAGTCCCAGGCGGTGCCCCCTCCCTCCACGGTGTCGTCGTCCGACCCCTCCGCCCCCACTCCCCACCAGGCCAAGCAGGGCCAGAGTCAGGGAAGCAGCCAGCAGGACAGGAAGGTGCCCCCTCCCATCGGAACAGAGAGACTGGCCAGGATCAGACAGACCACCGTcaaccctcctctcctccagacCTCCTACACTGCCCCTGTAGGGCAGGGAGGCATATGGTCCTTTGGAGTTGGCAGTGCCTCTG CCATGTCAGGTTGGTCCCAGCCTCTGATGGGAAATCCCATGATTCACCCTGGGCTGCAGGCGGACCAGAACTTCTCCCAGCACCAGCCCATGGAGCAGGATGACACTGGCATCTCTAACCCGGCTAACAACTACCACCAGCAACACATCAACCACCCCAGCAACTACATGGACTTCCCCAAG GGAATGCCCATGTCCATGTACGGAGGGACCATGCTGCCGCCCCACCCCCCTATGGGAGAGGGTCCGGGGGGGCCCATGTTCAACGGCCTGCACACTGCCGACCCTGCCTGGAGCCCCATCATTAAGGTGGTCCCCAACAACACGGACAACACAGACCCACAGCAG GTGTGGCCTGGTACATGGGCTCCCCATGTGCACCTGAATCACGTCAACTAG